A single window of Leptolyngbya ohadii IS1 DNA harbors:
- a CDS encoding HNH endonuclease signature motif containing protein yields the protein MEAIEYRRANGEAIASRRKEERKTGKPKERQKLYYHTNKSRIRLVRSQHYFANKSRYRERERRRKANRRSVYQAPYSQEQLKYRFQQFQNSCAYCSSTNKKLTIDHFIALNVGGPEALNNLLPCCRSCNSSKGDRDAYQWYVQQSFYSKKRWQAILKVLGKTQATYSQIPLL from the coding sequence TTGGAGGCGATTGAGTATCGCAGAGCTAATGGAGAGGCGATTGCCTCCAGGCGCAAGGAAGAAAGGAAGACTGGAAAGCCGAAAGAACGTCAAAAGCTCTACTACCACACCAACAAGTCCAGAATCAGGCTGGTCAGATCGCAGCATTATTTTGCAAACAAATCGAGATATCGTGAACGCGAACGCAGACGCAAAGCCAATCGGCGATCGGTTTACCAAGCTCCCTACAGCCAAGAGCAGTTGAAGTATAGGTTTCAGCAGTTTCAAAATTCATGTGCTTACTGCTCTAGCACCAACAAGAAGCTAACGATTGACCACTTTATTGCTCTTAACGTCGGTGGACCGGAGGCACTAAACAACTTGCTCCCTTGCTGTCGATCGTGCAACAGCTCAAAAGGTGATCGGGATGCCTACCAGTGGTACGTCCAGCAATCGTTCTACTCTAAGAAGCGATGGCAAGCCATTCTCAAGGTACTGGGAAAGACGCAGGCTACCTATAGTCAGATTCCTTTGCTCTAG
- a CDS encoding tyrosine-type recombinase/integrase, producing MDASIQAASLRDVFKVQQRDIIAELLADKRSHNTRRAYARDLKDFFGSITEGLEPSPQLVSEFLKLERFTAIAMVLNYKQELIAKGLAEATVNRRLAAIKSLVKYAQKIGKCEWSLEEIEGERVQGYRDTSGVDVESYRKILAAVDRSTFAGKRNYALLLLLWSNVLRRGEVVKLNCCDFEPGEARLRIYGKGRGTQAEWVSLSAAVVMAIEEWLSTRGSCKPEEPLFIALDRVHWGHRLTGDGIYNLVKEAAIAAGIGKHMSPHRIRHSGITEALNLTDGDVRAVQKLSRHKNIQTLLLYDDSRRNMQKDISEKLTDAL from the coding sequence ATGGATGCAAGCATACAAGCTGCCAGTCTGCGAGACGTTTTTAAGGTTCAGCAGCGAGACATCATCGCTGAACTGCTGGCAGACAAACGATCGCACAATACCCGTCGCGCTTACGCTCGCGACCTGAAGGATTTTTTCGGCTCGATTACCGAAGGACTAGAACCCTCCCCCCAACTGGTGAGCGAATTCCTGAAGCTGGAGCGGTTCACGGCGATCGCGATGGTGTTGAACTACAAGCAGGAGCTAATTGCCAAGGGTCTGGCAGAAGCGACGGTGAATCGGCGGTTGGCGGCAATCAAGTCGCTGGTGAAATATGCCCAGAAGATTGGCAAGTGTGAATGGAGCCTGGAGGAGATTGAAGGCGAACGGGTGCAAGGCTACCGGGACACATCGGGAGTCGATGTGGAGAGCTATCGCAAGATTTTGGCAGCGGTCGATCGCTCTACCTTTGCCGGGAAGCGCAACTATGCCCTGCTGCTCTTGCTCTGGTCAAATGTGCTTCGGCGGGGTGAGGTGGTAAAGCTGAACTGCTGTGATTTTGAGCCGGGAGAAGCGCGGCTGCGAATCTATGGGAAAGGGAGGGGAACCCAGGCGGAATGGGTGAGCCTGAGCGCAGCGGTGGTGATGGCGATCGAAGAATGGCTGTCTACTCGTGGGAGCTGCAAACCTGAGGAGCCGCTATTCATTGCCCTGGATCGGGTTCATTGGGGGCATCGCCTCACCGGAGATGGAATCTACAATTTGGTAAAAGAGGCGGCGATCGCGGCTGGGATTGGCAAGCACATGAGTCCCCACCGGATTCGGCATTCTGGCATCACTGAAGCCCTGAACCTGACGGATGGAGACGTGCGAGCAGTGCAAAAGCTTTCCAGGCACAAGAATATCCAAACCCTGCTCCTCTACGATGATTCACGGCGCAATATGCAGAAGGATATCAGTGAAAAGCTGACTGATGCTCTTTAG
- a CDS encoding PBSX family phage terminase large subunit → MASKAALSLVHGRMREQAIAAVSGTMKQQREKSSAGDRVNLAAKLVEGLTDWAKPLMQPKRYKCLYGGRGSGKSYAVADALLITGLTRKIRVLCAREFQNSIKDSVHALLKERIAELKLESFYRVQEAAIVGVNGSQFIFKGVRLNVQSVKSMSGLTHCWIEEGQTISAESWQVLIPTIREEGSEVWVTFNPLNESDTVYQELVATPRSNAYVERVNWDRNPHFPKVLDDERRHMQATDPDAYYHIWEGGFWEKSDAQILAGKWVVDDFEPGEDWNGPYFGADFGFAKDPTTLVKCWVHGNRLYIERESYAVGLEIDCTADRWKLDVPGCENFVVRADSARPDSISYLKRHGIHRIEGAAKRANSVEDGIAHLRSYEKIVIHPRCKRTAEEARLYSYKTDRLTGDVLPIVLDAHNHCIDSLRYALEPMIRPIAPVRRYSPTVARNW, encoded by the coding sequence ATGGCGAGTAAGGCAGCACTGAGCCTGGTGCATGGGCGGATGAGAGAGCAGGCGATCGCGGCAGTCTCCGGCACGATGAAACAACAGCGGGAGAAATCATCGGCAGGCGATCGGGTAAATCTGGCGGCGAAACTAGTCGAAGGGCTAACCGACTGGGCAAAGCCATTGATGCAGCCCAAGCGCTATAAATGCCTGTATGGTGGGCGCGGGTCTGGCAAGTCGTATGCGGTTGCCGATGCCCTGCTCATTACTGGGTTAACTCGCAAGATTCGGGTACTTTGCGCTCGCGAATTCCAAAACAGCATTAAGGATTCAGTTCATGCCCTGCTAAAGGAGCGAATTGCAGAACTGAAGCTGGAGAGCTTCTACAGAGTTCAGGAAGCGGCGATCGTTGGTGTGAACGGTTCACAGTTCATCTTCAAAGGAGTTCGGCTCAATGTGCAGTCGGTTAAGTCGATGTCAGGACTAACCCACTGCTGGATTGAGGAAGGGCAAACCATCTCTGCTGAATCGTGGCAGGTGCTAATCCCCACCATTCGAGAGGAAGGCTCTGAAGTTTGGGTCACATTCAACCCACTGAATGAGTCCGATACGGTTTATCAAGAGTTAGTAGCAACGCCGCGATCGAATGCCTACGTTGAGCGCGTCAACTGGGACAGGAACCCCCATTTCCCAAAGGTTCTGGACGATGAACGGCGGCATATGCAGGCAACTGACCCGGACGCTTACTATCACATCTGGGAAGGCGGATTCTGGGAGAAATCGGATGCTCAGATTCTTGCCGGGAAGTGGGTGGTGGATGACTTCGAGCCTGGGGAGGACTGGAACGGACCTTATTTCGGGGCTGACTTCGGATTCGCCAAAGATCCCACAACTCTCGTCAAATGCTGGGTGCATGGCAATCGGCTCTATATTGAGCGCGAATCGTATGCCGTGGGACTGGAGATTGACTGCACTGCCGATCGGTGGAAGCTGGATGTGCCGGGGTGCGAAAACTTTGTGGTTCGCGCTGACTCTGCCAGACCTGACTCAATCTCCTACCTGAAGCGACACGGCATCCACCGTATTGAGGGAGCTGCTAAGCGAGCCAACAGCGTAGAGGATGGCATCGCTCACCTGAGAAGCTACGAAAAGATCGTGATTCATCCCAGGTGCAAGCGCACGGCAGAGGAGGCACGGCTCTACAGCTACAAGACCGATCGGCTCACGGGCGATGTGTTGCCGATCGTCCTGGATGCCCATAACCACTGCATTGATTCCCTGCGGTATGCCTTGGAGCCAATGATTCGCCCGATCGCCCCAGTTCGCCGCTATTCTCCTACAGTGGCTCGGAATTGGTAG
- a CDS encoding HU family DNA-binding protein — protein MNKGELVDKIAEKASVTKKEADAVLTAAIDSIMEAVAEGDKVTLVGFGSFEPRKRQAREGRNPKTGEAMTIPETTAPAFSAGKMFKEKVSQ, from the coding sequence ATGAACAAAGGCGAACTGGTAGACAAAATTGCCGAAAAAGCAAGCGTCACCAAAAAGGAAGCGGATGCCGTTCTGACGGCTGCGATCGACTCCATCATGGAAGCCGTGGCAGAAGGCGACAAAGTGACCCTGGTGGGCTTTGGTTCTTTCGAGCCACGCAAGCGGCAGGCACGGGAAGGGCGCAACCCTAAGACGGGCGAGGCGATGACAATACCTGAAACGACCGCCCCTGCATTTTCGGCTGGGAAAATGTTCAAGGAAAAAGTTTCGCAGTAG
- a CDS encoding sigma-70 family RNA polymerase sigma factor — protein MNAHHRAEQIWAYYRRRISGDCDDRTLIKLRNQIAISNDGLARKAARKMQQRCNEPFEDLHQLAILGMLKGIQSFDPSKGVAFSSYIVPFCEGAIKHHLRDHKHLIKSPRRWQEKSDEARAIQQKLAKQGNRLIELDEIATTGMGIDRGTWQAIAHATQHKPLASLDDDDAIQVADPHAQNLEEAEEREAIRAATLQAIAQLPQLAQECLIEKFWGCLPDAAIAKRHCLTPAQLQTLLTDALSQLRSIPC, from the coding sequence ATGAATGCCCATCACCGTGCCGAACAGATCTGGGCGTACTATCGCAGGCGAATCAGTGGAGATTGCGACGATCGAACCCTGATCAAGCTGCGAAACCAAATCGCCATTAGCAACGATGGACTCGCCCGCAAAGCCGCCCGCAAGATGCAGCAGCGGTGTAATGAACCCTTTGAAGACTTGCATCAGCTCGCCATCCTGGGGATGCTCAAAGGCATTCAGAGCTTCGATCCATCCAAAGGCGTTGCCTTTTCCTCCTACATCGTTCCCTTTTGTGAAGGTGCGATAAAGCACCATTTGAGGGATCACAAGCACCTCATCAAATCTCCCCGCCGATGGCAGGAGAAATCCGATGAAGCCAGAGCCATTCAGCAAAAGCTAGCCAAGCAAGGCAATCGACTGATCGAGCTGGACGAGATTGCCACCACTGGAATGGGCATCGACCGGGGCACCTGGCAGGCGATCGCCCACGCCACGCAACACAAACCTTTAGCCAGCCTGGATGACGACGACGCGATTCAAGTGGCAGACCCACACGCTCAAAACCTGGAGGAAGCCGAAGAACGGGAAGCTATCCGAGCTGCCACGCTCCAGGCAATCGCCCAACTGCCGCAGCTCGCCCAGGAGTGCCTGATCGAAAAATTCTGGGGATGCCTGCCTGATGCTGCCATTGCCAAACGGCATTGTCTCACTCCTGCTCAACTTCAAACTCTGCTCACCGACGCATTAAGCCAACTCCGGAGTATCCCATGCTAA
- a CDS encoding helix-turn-helix domain-containing protein — protein MSESLALTEKQLDAIALLASGKSQVATARDIGVDRKTIARWMAIAEFNAELERRRSRLQEQHISQADALQDETISQFYQDLKAYREARLNIYRAKLSRAVDILKKAGRRFNDLPDEAIAPGSLVGLFSIADQLSESGLNGWAEILAIDELLKRLEGNGE, from the coding sequence ATGTCTGAAAGCCTTGCTCTAACTGAGAAACAGCTTGACGCGATCGCCCTTCTTGCCTCCGGTAAGTCCCAGGTTGCCACAGCAAGGGACATCGGAGTGGACAGGAAGACGATCGCTCGCTGGATGGCAATTGCCGAATTTAATGCCGAACTGGAGCGGAGACGATCGCGGCTTCAAGAGCAGCACATCTCCCAGGCTGACGCACTGCAAGACGAAACGATTAGCCAGTTCTACCAAGACCTGAAGGCATACCGAGAGGCACGGCTCAACATCTACCGAGCCAAACTTTCCAGGGCGGTAGACATTTTGAAAAAAGCCGGACGGCGGTTTAACGATTTACCAGATGAGGCGATCGCTCCCGGCAGCCTGGTCGGACTCTTTAGCATCGCAGACCAACTCTCTGAATCCGGGCTGAACGGCTGGGCTGAGATTCTGGCAATTGATGAACTGTTGAAACGACTGGAAGGCAATGGCGAGTAA
- a CDS encoding radical SAM protein, whose protein sequence is MTESSLGVYWGGFLLNSMAPVEVHLNACSHQCGYCFALLNDPDRRANAKQIFSLLSELWQQNDKGEWKRSSYAAHLLREGYPVVISNRVDPLAANNVSISLPLIETLTAMGIPVNVLTKFGKRKDVEQLFDTLDRPTGFYVSLASLNPDIIRKCEPGAPLPEERLQFIQEAVSRGHAVSVGINPIVPGWIDDPVAIAKAVKDAGASGIQLGKLHFSKKQLENMPARDRAALGEAAIASGLKSKADPALDELYSAVVEAVASVGLQTYTSQQGERSDALTAEYGCYPKRFPTMQEFVNHCHDTLKDGDLILWEDFRDFFLPRLPEGEWGLRDHLNAIAAQNSLNGLYIPQRMTYHELLWHVWQHTGTIVCPANVECFAWAGDPIPGKRNSWIRVEDANQMPILVFKPGGTNGQAYTAEHQL, encoded by the coding sequence ATGACAGAGAGTTCTTTGGGCGTGTACTGGGGCGGTTTCCTACTTAATTCGATGGCTCCGGTCGAAGTCCACCTTAATGCCTGTAGTCACCAGTGCGGATATTGTTTTGCCCTCCTAAATGACCCCGATCGCCGTGCCAACGCTAAGCAGATCTTCAGTCTCCTGTCCGAACTCTGGCAGCAAAACGACAAAGGCGAGTGGAAACGATCGAGCTATGCCGCCCATTTGCTCAGAGAAGGCTACCCAGTCGTCATCTCGAACCGAGTAGACCCGCTCGCAGCGAATAATGTATCGATCTCCCTGCCACTCATCGAAACCCTGACAGCGATGGGCATTCCGGTCAATGTTTTGACCAAGTTCGGCAAGCGCAAGGATGTAGAGCAGCTATTTGATACGCTCGATCGTCCTACTGGGTTCTACGTCTCCCTTGCCAGCCTCAACCCTGACATCATCCGCAAATGTGAACCCGGCGCACCCTTGCCAGAAGAACGGCTGCAATTCATCCAGGAAGCTGTGAGCCGTGGTCATGCGGTATCGGTTGGCATCAACCCGATCGTCCCCGGCTGGATTGATGATCCGGTGGCTATAGCCAAAGCGGTGAAGGACGCAGGAGCCAGCGGCATCCAGCTCGGCAAGTTGCATTTCTCGAAGAAACAGCTTGAGAATATGCCTGCCAGAGATAGGGCGGCATTGGGAGAGGCGGCAATCGCCTCCGGTCTGAAGTCGAAAGCTGACCCGGCTCTGGATGAGCTGTACTCTGCCGTTGTCGAGGCTGTAGCGAGCGTTGGACTCCAGACCTACACCAGCCAGCAGGGAGAGCGATCGGACGCATTGACGGCGGAATATGGCTGCTATCCGAAGCGGTTTCCGACGATGCAAGAGTTTGTGAACCACTGCCATGACACGCTGAAAGATGGCGACTTGATTCTCTGGGAAGACTTCCGCGATTTCTTCCTGCCTCGCCTGCCGGAGGGTGAGTGGGGATTGCGTGACCACCTGAACGCGATCGCCGCTCAAAACTCGCTCAATGGGCTGTACATTCCGCAACGCATGACTTATCACGAATTGCTGTGGCACGTCTGGCAGCACACGGGAACGATCGTGTGTCCTGCGAACGTGGAGTGCTTCGCCTGGGCGGGTGACCCAATTCCCGGCAAAAGGAATTCTTGGATACGGGTAGAAGATGCAAATCAGATGCCCATCCTTGTATTCAAGCCAGGAGGCACCAATGGACAGGCATACACTGCCGAACATCAACTATGA
- a CDS encoding ParB/Srx family N-terminal domain-containing protein yields the protein MPQIKIQQIQTDQLNPYSNNIKQHPPEQIEKIVRSIAEFGFTVPILVDGNFEVIAGHGRLEAAKQMHLKSVPCIVRDDLSAAQVKALRIADNRIADDGAWDEAALMAELAELAELEYDLTLTGWDEADLTAFDEPETEYQERQTIGTAPRMPAIERQTDDEPDGDDLADEPPEQPAPPPAGDKYPLSIVLSSGELKEWKAFKESIDERQDKTAFLKLMRGEV from the coding sequence ATGCCTCAAATCAAGATTCAGCAAATCCAGACCGATCAGCTCAATCCCTACTCCAACAACATCAAGCAGCATCCACCAGAGCAAATCGAAAAGATTGTGCGCTCAATTGCTGAGTTTGGCTTCACTGTGCCAATTCTGGTGGATGGCAATTTTGAGGTCATCGCGGGTCACGGACGACTGGAAGCGGCGAAACAGATGCACCTCAAGTCTGTGCCCTGCATTGTGCGAGATGACCTTTCGGCTGCTCAGGTTAAAGCACTGCGAATCGCTGATAACCGCATCGCTGACGATGGAGCCTGGGACGAAGCCGCATTGATGGCGGAACTGGCAGAACTGGCAGAACTGGAATATGACCTGACGCTGACGGGCTGGGACGAAGCTGACCTGACAGCGTTCGATGAGCCAGAAACCGAATATCAGGAACGGCAGACGATCGGCACTGCTCCGCGAATGCCTGCAATCGAGCGGCAGACCGACGATGAGCCGGACGGCGATGATCTGGCAGACGAGCCACCAGAGCAGCCAGCTCCCCCACCAGCAGGCGATAAATACCCCCTGTCGATCGTTCTCAGTTCGGGCGAACTGAAGGAATGGAAGGCTTTTAAGGAATCGATTGATGAACGGCAGGACAAGACAGCATTTCTGAAATTGATGAGGGGAGAAGTATGA